From one Streptomyces mobaraensis genomic stretch:
- a CDS encoding metallophosphoesterase family protein, protein MVASVAVLSDIHGVLPALEAVLAEPDVITADLIAVTGDHAAGPQPREVLDRLRALGDRALLIRGNADRELAALARGELPPDQAWEVDLWAARRLRDEDVELLAHLPHPVTREVDGFDGRVVFCHGTPRDDAEVVLVDTRLDRWAEVFADVPDDVRTVVCGHTHMPYARLVDGRLVVNSGSVGMPYGRPGASWALLRDGQVQLRHTPFDVDAAVARVAAESAFPAARTWADHYVRARTTDAEALRAFGPRDGRTAPALPGTAAC, encoded by the coding sequence ATGGTCGCGAGCGTCGCCGTCCTGTCCGACATCCACGGCGTCCTGCCGGCCCTGGAGGCCGTCCTGGCCGAGCCCGACGTCATCACGGCCGACCTGATCGCCGTCACCGGCGACCACGCGGCCGGCCCGCAACCCCGCGAGGTGCTGGACCGGCTGCGCGCCCTCGGCGACCGGGCCCTCCTGATCCGCGGCAACGCCGATCGCGAACTCGCGGCACTGGCACGGGGCGAACTCCCGCCCGACCAGGCCTGGGAGGTGGACCTGTGGGCCGCCCGGCGGCTACGGGACGAGGACGTGGAACTCCTCGCGCACCTGCCCCACCCGGTGACCAGGGAAGTCGACGGCTTCGACGGCAGGGTCGTCTTCTGCCACGGCACCCCGCGCGACGACGCCGAGGTCGTCCTCGTCGACACCCGCCTCGACCGCTGGGCCGAGGTCTTCGCCGACGTGCCCGACGACGTACGGACCGTGGTGTGCGGCCACACCCACATGCCGTACGCACGCCTCGTCGACGGGCGCCTCGTCGTCAACTCCGGCAGCGTCGGCATGCCGTACGGCCGCCCGGGCGCGTCCTGGGCCCTGCTCCGCGACGGCCAGGTGCAGCTGCGGCACACCCCGTTCGACGTGGACGCCGCCGTGGCCCGCGTGGCGGCGGAGTCGGCCTTCCCCGCCGCCAGGACCTGGGCGGACCACTACGTCCGGGCGAGGACGACGGACGCGGAGGCGCTCCGCGCGTTCGGCCCCCGGGACGGCAGGACCGCTCCCGCACTTCCGGGTACGGCCGCGTGTTAA
- a CDS encoding DUF1049 domain-containing protein — protein MASKHKSSTSGPSRAGSAGSRLREMATTGRVVLLVVAVLAIVFVFENTRHVTIRIIGPEVSAPLWLALAAMLVIGWLLGRFVTVRRR, from the coding sequence ATGGCCTCCAAGCACAAGTCCTCGACGAGCGGTCCGTCCCGCGCCGGTTCCGCGGGGAGCCGGCTGCGGGAGATGGCGACGACGGGACGGGTCGTCCTGCTGGTCGTCGCCGTGCTGGCGATCGTCTTCGTCTTCGAGAACACCCGGCACGTCACGATCCGGATCATCGGCCCCGAGGTCTCGGCGCCGCTGTGGCTGGCGCTCGCCGCGATGCTGGTGATCGGCTGGCTGCTGGGGCGGTTCGTGACCGTACGCCGCCGGTGA
- a CDS encoding RICIN domain-containing protein, with protein sequence MALVPNGVYTIARPGGRFLTLRDGSAEPGTPTLLMPRTAGPGEQEWILEELDDGTRTVRNVRSGTLLGFHGEPEPGKQVGAGARHRSWALRPARVGSAAGLLFHLVVPDDADGSAGRPLGAELAVDVAPEPAWAGHVVLRPLGAGGPDRAWEFRGVG encoded by the coding sequence TTGGCTCTGGTACCGAACGGCGTCTACACGATCGCCCGGCCCGGCGGCCGGTTCCTCACCCTCCGCGACGGCTCCGCCGAACCCGGAACGCCCACGCTGCTCATGCCGCGGACCGCCGGCCCGGGCGAACAGGAGTGGATCCTGGAGGAGCTCGACGACGGGACGCGCACCGTCCGCAACGTGCGGAGCGGGACGCTGCTCGGCTTCCACGGGGAGCCCGAGCCGGGAAAGCAGGTGGGGGCGGGGGCGCGGCACCGGTCCTGGGCGCTGCGGCCGGCCCGCGTCGGGTCGGCAGCGGGCCTTCTCTTCCATCTCGTCGTCCCGGACGACGCGGACGGCTCCGCCGGGCGCCCCCTGGGCGCGGAGCTCGCCGTCGACGTGGCTCCGGAGCCGGCGTGGGCGGGCCACGTCGTCCTCCGGCCGCTGGGGGCGGGGGGCCCGGACCGGGCCTGGGAGTTCCGGGGGGTGGGGTAG
- a CDS encoding 4'-phosphopantetheinyl transferase family protein: MPDGDRPTPREEYEAVLDANERARAASFVRDLHRDRYVAAHLALRRLLGAYLGVAPEAVELVREPCPCCGAPHGRPAAAGAPLHFNLSHAGDLALLAFADAPVGADVEEVQQASVVDSVGRSLHPREVAELEALPPADRTTAFSRCWTRKEAYLKGTGTGLAERLSVTYVGCGPRPASPPGWTLADVEAAPGYTAAVALADGRPSTKTSGTRPNPS; encoded by the coding sequence ATGCCGGACGGGGACCGCCCGACCCCCCGCGAGGAGTACGAGGCGGTCCTGGACGCGAACGAACGCGCCCGCGCCGCCTCCTTCGTCCGGGACCTGCACCGCGACCGCTACGTCGCCGCGCACCTCGCCCTGCGCCGGCTGCTCGGCGCGTACCTCGGCGTGGCGCCGGAGGCCGTCGAGCTGGTCCGGGAACCCTGTCCCTGCTGCGGCGCCCCGCACGGCCGTCCGGCGGCGGCCGGCGCGCCGCTGCACTTCAACCTCTCCCACGCCGGCGACCTGGCGCTCCTCGCCTTCGCGGACGCGCCGGTCGGGGCGGACGTGGAGGAGGTGCAGCAGGCGTCGGTGGTCGACAGCGTCGGCCGTTCGCTGCACCCCCGGGAGGTGGCCGAACTGGAGGCCCTCCCGCCCGCCGACCGGACGACGGCCTTCTCCCGCTGCTGGACGCGCAAGGAGGCGTACCTCAAGGGAACGGGCACCGGCCTCGCGGAGCGGCTGTCGGTGACGTACGTGGGCTGCGGTCCGCGACCCGCCTCACCACCTGGCTGGACCCTGGCCGACGTCGAGGCGGCCCCGGGGTACACGGCGGCGGTGGCCCTCGCGGACGGGAGACCGTCCACGAAGACATCCGGTACGAGGCCGAACCCGTCCTAG
- a CDS encoding methyltransferase domain-containing protein produces the protein MGTGRIALPLLRAGVRVDGIELSPDMVDRMREKPDGDRIDVTMGDMSRVTTGRDYGLVYLVFNTIGNLLTQEDQVRCFRNAAAHLTDDGVFVVECRIPTAPSRPGHQYLDTERVGLDYVDLDAGRYDPLTQILDVNHIRISGQGIRLSPIRLRLAHPPEFDLMARLAGLRLRDRWGGWNGEPFTAASWRHVSVYERADGAA, from the coding sequence GTGGGCACCGGCCGGATCGCGCTGCCCCTCCTGCGGGCGGGCGTACGGGTGGACGGGATCGAGCTGTCGCCCGACATGGTCGACCGGATGCGCGAGAAGCCGGACGGCGACCGGATCGACGTCACCATGGGCGACATGTCCCGCGTCACCACCGGCCGCGACTACGGTCTGGTCTACCTCGTCTTCAATACGATCGGCAATCTGCTGACCCAGGAAGACCAGGTCAGGTGCTTCCGGAACGCCGCCGCGCACCTCACCGACGACGGTGTGTTCGTCGTCGAGTGCCGCATTCCCACGGCGCCTTCACGCCCCGGTCACCAGTACCTCGACACGGAGCGGGTCGGCCTGGACTACGTCGATCTGGACGCCGGCCGGTACGACCCGCTGACCCAGATCCTCGACGTGAACCACATCCGCATCAGCGGTCAGGGCATCAGGCTGTCCCCGATCCGGCTGCGGCTGGCCCACCCGCCCGAGTTCGACCTCATGGCCCGCCTCGCCGGACTCCGGCTGCGCGACCGCTGGGGCGGGTGGAACGGCGAGCCGTTCACCGCGGCGAGCTGGCGCCACGTGAGCGTGTACGAACGCGCGGACGGCGCCGCGTAA
- a CDS encoding diaminopropionate ammonia-lyase, giving the protein MTTAPSSPASPASPALLSPAWFARPAARSWTCAPGPAGVREFHAALPGYAPTPLTELPRLAAELGVGRIFVKDESSRLGLPAFKALGAFWAVHRILAERAAEGRDAAAVTLVTATDGNHGRALARAARDNGLHTRVFVPSGVHPAAVAAIEGEGAEVVPVAGPYDEAVRQAAEAARAADAVLVQDTAWPGYERIPGWIVEGYSTLFAEIDEQLAAAGAGAPGLVTVPVGVGSLAQAAVTHYRGRPPAGGRPGPALLAVEPEAAASLLASLTRGEPVTVTTGETAMAGLNCGTPSALAWPFLRDGLDAAVAVSEAGAARAMADLDGSGVPSGPCGAASLAGLRTALSGPDAVARRDALGIGPESTVVLLSTEGREANPYASDAG; this is encoded by the coding sequence ATGACCACTGCTCCTTCCTCGCCCGCCTCTCCCGCCTCTCCCGCCCTCCTCTCCCCCGCCTGGTTCGCCCGTCCGGCCGCCCGGTCCTGGACCTGTGCGCCCGGCCCCGCCGGAGTGCGGGAGTTCCACGCCGCGCTGCCCGGATACGCGCCCACGCCCCTGACCGAACTGCCCCGGCTCGCCGCCGAACTGGGCGTGGGACGGATCTTCGTCAAGGACGAGTCGTCCCGGCTGGGGCTGCCCGCCTTCAAGGCGCTGGGCGCGTTCTGGGCGGTGCACCGCATCCTCGCCGAGCGGGCGGCGGAGGGACGGGACGCGGCCGCGGTCACCCTGGTGACCGCCACCGACGGCAACCACGGCCGCGCACTCGCCCGGGCGGCCCGCGACAACGGACTGCACACCCGCGTCTTCGTCCCGTCGGGCGTCCACCCCGCCGCCGTCGCGGCCATCGAGGGCGAGGGCGCCGAAGTGGTCCCGGTGGCGGGACCGTACGACGAGGCCGTGCGGCAGGCGGCCGAGGCGGCACGCGCGGCGGACGCCGTCCTCGTCCAGGACACGGCCTGGCCGGGCTACGAACGGATCCCCGGCTGGATCGTGGAGGGCTACTCCACGCTGTTCGCCGAGATCGACGAGCAGTTGGCGGCGGCCGGCGCGGGGGCTCCCGGGCTGGTGACCGTCCCCGTCGGCGTCGGCTCGCTGGCCCAGGCCGCCGTCACCCACTACCGCGGCCGCCCCCCGGCCGGCGGGCGACCGGGCCCGGCGCTGCTGGCCGTCGAACCGGAGGCGGCGGCGAGCCTCCTGGCGAGCCTCACGCGCGGCGAGCCGGTGACCGTCACCACCGGCGAGACCGCCATGGCGGGCCTGAACTGCGGAACGCCGTCCGCCCTCGCCTGGCCCTTCCTCCGGGACGGCCTGGACGCCGCCGTCGCCGTCAGCGAGGCCGGCGCCGCCCGGGCGATGGCCGACCTGGACGGGTCCGGCGTCCCGTCCGGACCCTGCGGCGCCGCGTCCCTGGCGGGCCTGCGGACGGCGCTGTCGGGGCCGGACGCGGTCGCACGGCGGGACGCGCTGGGGATCGGGCCGGAGTCGACGGTGGTGCTGCTGAGCACAGAGGGGCGGGAGGCGAATCCGTACGCGTCCGACGCCGGATGA
- a CDS encoding methyltransferase domain-containing protein gives MAELFDGVTRGHFDRLGIGAGARCWEVGAGGPGIPEALAAAVGPTGYVLATDIDPSWLKAGDGYEVRRHDIAADPPPEPGTFDLVHARLVLVHVPDRARVLATMAAALRPGGLLLVEDADTALQPLACLDDSGPAQRRANRLRDAVRELLARRGADLRYGRTLPRALREAGLVDVAASGFFPVGGRACDRLEAATIRHVRGELLAAGLSDAAEIDAHLAAVDAGELDLTLAPLISAWGRRPAGRP, from the coding sequence ATGGCCGAGCTGTTCGACGGCGTGACGCGCGGGCACTTCGACCGGCTGGGGATCGGGGCCGGCGCGCGCTGCTGGGAAGTGGGGGCCGGCGGCCCGGGCATCCCGGAGGCGCTCGCGGCGGCCGTCGGTCCGACCGGGTACGTGCTGGCCACGGACATCGATCCGTCGTGGCTGAAGGCGGGCGACGGGTACGAGGTGCGCCGGCACGACATCGCCGCGGATCCACCCCCGGAACCGGGCACGTTCGACCTGGTGCACGCCCGGCTCGTGCTGGTCCATGTCCCCGACCGGGCACGCGTGTTGGCCACGATGGCGGCGGCGCTCCGGCCCGGCGGCCTGCTGCTGGTCGAGGACGCCGACACCGCTCTGCAGCCCCTGGCGTGCCTGGACGACAGCGGCCCCGCGCAGCGGCGGGCCAACCGGCTGCGCGACGCCGTCCGGGAGCTGCTGGCGCGCCGCGGCGCCGACCTGCGTTACGGCCGGACGCTGCCGCGGGCGCTGCGCGAAGCCGGCTTGGTGGACGTGGCCGCGTCGGGCTTCTTCCCTGTCGGCGGGCGCGCCTGCGACCGGCTGGAGGCGGCGACCATCCGGCACGTGCGCGGCGAACTGCTCGCGGCCGGCCTGAGCGACGCCGCCGAGATCGACGCGCACCTGGCCGCCGTCGACGCGGGCGAGCTCGACCTGACGCTCGCGCCGCTGATCTCGGCCTGGGGCCGCCGTCCGGCCGGGCGCCCCTAG
- a CDS encoding AMP-binding protein, with translation MTVRALDRFPLPRPLARENTRENARENARETAASPQGLRLTSAQRELWSRQARDPGGAAPATAAYREIHGPLDPVLFAEALHRTVGEADALRMRVVDTPDGPRQRPIAIEPPGHGFPLCAADLHATEGMEEAGGGDGSGDPEAVRTALTWMRADLGRPFGPAGGPLFAYALFRVGDRRWLWYRRVHGVLLDAHGHRLVDRRVAEVYTALAAGEDPGPSPFGRLADLVAEDAAYRASSARERDRAYWRNRLAHLTTGEGPDGLTNAHGRLTPNTFHLDPETTAGLRELAASVRGSRTGLLLAAQALHLCRATGRRDVVLGLPLPGRTGPAALRVPGNVRNTVPLRLAVTPDATLAGLVRQADDAVREARAHQRYRRADLRRDLGLPAGHPALAAPLVDVAPAEEPITFAGAPSTLHPLVPDASGEEAAVASHFTGTTDGGLQVDTWGTGDAGAGHPPAPGPTGPRHPLHNLLTRLPALDPHAPLSAVSLVPDEEHERALREGNDTTVAVPPTTAIGPFESRAARTPGATALVVGDEHLTYAQLNARANRLARHLTTLGVRPGTFAAVDLPWSTARVVALLAVLKAGGACLFTGAGERLHADGLRVGEERGGGPHGGDARDGGLREGGLPDGGPRGGSWSAGGLCGGGSPDDGLGKGRWPDDSLRAGDSPDDGLREGGLPDGGLHEGGPGTAAPYREQLAPVCVLTTAAAQSARLAQSVQPARLTPPAGSARTVLMDDPALPALLAAHPPVDPARALTPHHPAYATRLAPTHAPTTTPNQPHTAVVPHSTLDNRLRWLQHHHPLTPADRVLLQGPLTPDTLAVELLWPLREGATLVLAAPEAGASAGRGRPGEAAEPGASMARRIRELDVTVARFDADALRRFLGTPEAGECGRLRHVLTGGEPPDRATVDRFHHALPHTALHHHFGPPEAATVAHRTCTPEGATPPGTVRPVWNARLHVLDPALRPCPPGAPGELYVAGAPLATGYAGHPARTAGRFPADPYGPPGTRMYRTGRRARRHADGGVELLGAHGPGGEAPAGGPPAG, from the coding sequence GTGACCGTACGGGCCCTCGACCGGTTCCCGCTCCCGCGCCCCCTCGCCAGAGAGAACACCCGGGAGAACGCCCGGGAGAACGCCCGGGAGACAGCCGCGTCGCCGCAGGGCCTCCGGCTGACGTCGGCCCAGCGCGAGCTGTGGTCCCGGCAGGCCCGCGACCCGGGCGGCGCGGCGCCGGCCACCGCCGCGTACCGGGAGATCCACGGGCCGCTCGACCCGGTCCTGTTCGCGGAGGCGCTGCACCGCACGGTCGGTGAGGCGGACGCGTTGCGGATGCGCGTCGTCGACACCCCCGACGGCCCCCGCCAGCGTCCGATCGCGATCGAGCCGCCGGGCCACGGATTCCCGCTGTGCGCCGCGGACTTGCACGCGACGGAGGGGATGGAGGAGGCCGGCGGGGGAGACGGAAGCGGGGACCCGGAAGCGGTCCGCACCGCGCTGACGTGGATGCGCGCGGACCTCGGCCGGCCGTTCGGCCCGGCGGGCGGCCCGCTGTTCGCGTACGCGCTGTTCCGGGTCGGCGACCGGCGCTGGCTCTGGTACCGGCGGGTGCACGGGGTCCTGCTCGACGCGCACGGGCACCGGCTGGTGGACCGCCGGGTGGCCGAGGTGTACACGGCCTTGGCGGCCGGCGAGGACCCGGGCCCGAGTCCGTTCGGCCGGCTCGCGGACCTCGTCGCCGAGGACGCGGCCTACCGCGCCTCGTCCGCCCGCGAACGGGACCGCGCGTACTGGCGGAACCGCCTCGCGCACCTGACCACGGGGGAGGGGCCGGACGGCCTCACGAACGCTCACGGCCGCCTCACCCCGAACACCTTCCACCTCGACCCCGAGACCACGGCCGGGCTGCGCGAACTCGCCGCGTCCGTCCGCGGTTCCCGGACCGGGCTGCTCCTTGCCGCCCAGGCCCTGCACCTGTGCCGCGCCACCGGGCGCCGGGACGTCGTACTCGGCCTGCCGCTGCCCGGACGTACGGGACCGGCGGCGCTGCGCGTGCCCGGGAACGTACGGAACACGGTTCCACTGCGGCTCGCGGTCACCCCCGACGCGACCCTCGCCGGCCTGGTCCGGCAGGCCGACGACGCCGTCCGCGAGGCCCGCGCCCACCAGCGCTACCGCCGCGCCGACCTCCGCCGCGACCTCGGCCTCCCGGCCGGACACCCGGCGCTCGCCGCACCGCTGGTCGACGTCGCTCCGGCGGAGGAGCCGATCACCTTCGCGGGGGCGCCCTCCACGCTCCACCCGCTCGTGCCCGACGCCTCCGGCGAAGAGGCCGCCGTGGCCTCCCACTTCACCGGGACGACGGACGGGGGCCTCCAAGTGGACACATGGGGCACGGGGGACGCAGGGGCCGGCCACCCGCCCGCGCCCGGGCCGACCGGACCGCGGCACCCACTCCACAACCTGCTGACCCGCCTCCCGGCCCTCGACCCCCACGCACCGCTCTCCGCCGTGTCCCTCGTCCCTGACGAGGAACACGAACGAGCCCTTCGCGAAGGCAATGACACGACCGTCGCCGTCCCGCCCACGACGGCGATCGGCCCCTTCGAGTCCCGCGCCGCCCGGACCCCCGGGGCGACCGCCCTGGTGGTCGGCGACGAGCACCTGACCTACGCCCAGCTCAACGCCCGCGCCAACCGCCTGGCCCGCCACCTCACGACCCTGGGCGTCCGCCCCGGCACCTTCGCCGCCGTCGACCTGCCCTGGTCGACCGCGAGGGTGGTGGCCCTGCTCGCCGTCCTGAAGGCGGGCGGCGCGTGCTTGTTCACGGGGGCGGGGGAGCGGCTGCACGCGGACGGCCTGCGGGTGGGCGAGGAACGCGGGGGCGGCCCGCATGGTGGCGACGCGCGTGACGGCGGGCTGCGTGAGGGCGGCTTGCCCGATGGCGGTCCGCGCGGAGGTAGCTGGTCCGCTGGCGGCCTGTGCGGAGGCGGCTCGCCTGATGACGGTCTGGGTAAAGGCCGTTGGCCTGATGACAGCCTGCGCGCAGGCGACTCGCCTGATGACGGTCTGCGTGAGGGCGGCTTGCCCGATGGCGGCCTACACGAAGGCGGCCCGGGTACCGCCGCTCCGTACCGCGAGCAGCTCGCACCCGTCTGCGTCCTGACGACCGCGGCCGCTCAATCCGCCCGGCTCGCCCAATCCGTCCAGCCCGCCCGGCTTACCCCGCCCGCCGGAAGCGCCCGGACCGTCCTGATGGACGACCCCGCCCTCCCGGCCCTCCTCGCGGCCCACCCGCCCGTCGACCCGGCCCGCGCCCTGACCCCCCACCACCCGGCCTACGCCACCCGCCTCGCCCCCACTCATGCCCCTACCACGACCCCCAACCAGCCCCACACCGCCGTCGTCCCCCACTCCACCCTCGACAACCGCCTGCGCTGGCTCCAGCACCACCACCCCCTCACACCCGCCGACCGCGTCCTCCTCCAAGGCCCGCTCACGCCGGACACCTTGGCGGTGGAGCTGCTCTGGCCCCTCCGCGAAGGGGCGACGCTCGTCCTCGCCGCGCCGGAGGCCGGTGCGAGCGCCGGACGCGGCCGGCCCGGTGAGGCCGCCGAGCCGGGCGCGTCGATGGCGCGTCGCATACGCGAACTCGACGTCACCGTCGCCCGCTTCGACGCCGACGCCCTCCGGCGCTTCCTGGGCACGCCGGAGGCGGGGGAGTGCGGGCGGTTGCGGCACGTCCTGACCGGCGGGGAACCGCCGGACCGGGCGACCGTCGACCGGTTCCACCACGCGCTGCCGCACACCGCCCTGCACCACCACTTCGGTCCGCCGGAGGCGGCCACGGTGGCGCACCGCACCTGTACGCCGGAGGGGGCCACGCCGCCCGGAACCGTCCGGCCCGTTTGGAACGCGCGCCTCCACGTCCTCGACCCGGCGCTCCGGCCCTGTCCGCCGGGCGCCCCGGGCGAGTTGTACGTCGCGGGGGCCCCGCTCGCCACCGGGTACGCCGGCCACCCGGCCCGTACCGCCGGCCGTTTCCCGGCCGACCCATACGGGCCGCCCGGAACGCGGATGTACCGTACGGGCCGCAGGGCCCGGCGGCACGCGGACGGCGGCGTCGAACTCCTCGGCGCGCACGGCCCGGGCGGCGAGGCGCCGGCCGGCGGGCCGCCGGCCGGATGA
- a CDS encoding cytochrome P450, which translates to MSGGVGRMRRFTRDPHGFLEDLARRSDAAVFPLPWGGWCVRDTEPALRVLNDPVFNTGRSPFFGDLLPTRSAQIAVGREVREALRAYEPAFRTGMENAVARLAAASPWPVTGPDLVFRGTADLLLHPDAAPPLRRLMHRAVHGGVLVRQPRVRQRARAEVLRARLVRALHAHVRERRRQTVPRRPRDLLDTVLLACLDGLGDRAVADLYRVIHQSVVRNVGYALAWSLLLASLYGPACLHGPGGASRPWPWPTDSLVREAARYRPMVWMVARRVPYPQEIGGVRFPAGTALSVSPYLLHHDERRWTEPRVFDPERWSRPDGCGPYLPFGAGPFTCAAAGVAHSMVATALDCLGAGARLSVPASATYPVVTDAAVPRPFVLHRATTAS; encoded by the coding sequence ATGAGCGGCGGCGTTGGGCGTATGCGCCGGTTCACGCGTGATCCGCACGGGTTCCTCGAAGACCTGGCCCGCCGGAGCGACGCGGCGGTGTTCCCGCTGCCGTGGGGCGGCTGGTGCGTGCGCGACACCGAGCCGGCCCTCCGCGTGCTCAACGACCCCGTCTTCAACACCGGCCGCTCGCCTTTCTTCGGTGACCTTCTCCCGACCCGGTCGGCCCAGATCGCCGTGGGCCGCGAGGTCCGCGAGGCGCTGCGCGCGTACGAACCGGCCTTCCGTACGGGCATGGAGAACGCCGTGGCCCGGCTGGCCGCCGCCAGCCCGTGGCCCGTCACCGGCCCCGACCTGGTCTTCCGCGGCACGGCGGATCTGCTGCTGCACCCGGACGCCGCGCCTCCGCTGCGGCGGCTGATGCACCGGGCCGTGCACGGCGGGGTCCTCGTCCGACAGCCCCGTGTACGGCAGCGGGCGCGGGCGGAGGTGCTGCGTGCCAGGCTGGTCAGGGCGTTGCACGCCCACGTACGCGAGCGGCGGCGGCAGACCGTTCCCCGACGCCCGCGCGATCTCCTCGACACGGTCCTGCTCGCCTGCCTCGACGGCCTCGGCGACCGGGCGGTGGCCGACCTGTACCGGGTGATCCACCAGTCCGTCGTGCGCAACGTCGGGTACGCGCTGGCCTGGTCGCTGCTGCTGGCGTCTCTCTACGGCCCGGCCTGCCTCCACGGACCGGGAGGCGCGTCCCGGCCCTGGCCGTGGCCGACGGACTCGCTCGTGCGCGAGGCCGCCCGCTACCGCCCGATGGTGTGGATGGTCGCGCGCCGCGTCCCGTACCCGCAGGAGATCGGCGGCGTCCGCTTCCCCGCCGGAACGGCCCTGTCCGTGAGCCCGTACCTGCTCCACCACGACGAGCGCCGCTGGACCGAGCCCAGGGTCTTCGACCCCGAGCGGTGGTCACGGCCGGACGGCTGCGGACCCTATCTGCCGTTCGGCGCGGGCCCGTTCACGTGTGCGGCCGCGGGGGTCGCGCACAGCATGGTCGCCACGGCGCTGGACTGTCTCGGCGCGGGGGCTCGCCTGAGCGTCCCGGCGAGCGCGACGTACCCGGTGGTGACGGACGCCGCCGTGCCGCGGCCCTTCGTCCTGCACCGTGCCACCACGGCGTCCTGA
- a CDS encoding LysR family transcriptional regulator, whose amino-acid sequence MFDLHRLRLLRELKHRGTLAAVAAALSYSPSTVSQQLSQLEAEAGVRLLEPVGRRVRLTHQAEILVAHTEAVLERLERAQADIADSLADVAGTLRVAAFQTAALTLVPPALTLLRAAHPRLRPHVTESEPEDALPALLARDFDLVVTEEYPGGAIPLPAELDQEPLLADTLRLAAPHPAHSADSARPGPSAHPGPSVNPADGGPPTTLRSLAGHPWVMEPEGTAAHRWAVSLCRDAGFEPDVRFESSDLLLHLRLVEEGHAAAFLPDLIWNGRHPTVPLHPLPHARHTRRISTVVRRGRARHPAITACRAALRRAAEDLARPKG is encoded by the coding sequence GTGTTCGACCTCCACCGCCTCCGCCTCCTCCGTGAGCTCAAACACCGCGGCACCCTCGCCGCCGTCGCCGCGGCCCTCTCCTACAGCCCCTCCACGGTCTCCCAGCAACTCTCGCAACTGGAAGCGGAGGCAGGGGTGAGGCTCCTGGAGCCGGTGGGACGACGGGTGCGGCTGACGCATCAGGCGGAGATCCTCGTCGCCCACACCGAGGCGGTCCTCGAACGCCTGGAGCGCGCCCAGGCGGACATCGCCGACTCCCTGGCCGACGTCGCCGGCACCCTCCGCGTCGCCGCCTTCCAGACGGCCGCGCTCACGCTCGTTCCCCCCGCCCTGACGCTGCTCCGCGCGGCCCACCCCCGGCTGCGGCCGCACGTCACCGAGAGCGAACCGGAAGACGCGCTTCCTGCTTTGCTGGCACGGGACTTCGACCTGGTCGTCACCGAGGAGTACCCCGGCGGCGCGATCCCCCTCCCGGCCGAACTGGACCAGGAGCCCCTCCTCGCCGACACCCTCCGCCTCGCAGCCCCTCACCCGGCCCACTCGGCCGACTCGGCTCGCCCGGGCCCCTCAGCTCACCCGGGCCCCTCCGTCAACCCGGCGGACGGCGGCCCTCCGACCACCCTCCGCTCCCTCGCCGGCCACCCCTGGGTGATGGAACCGGAAGGCACCGCCGCCCACCGCTGGGCCGTGTCCCTCTGCCGGGACGCCGGCTTCGAACCCGACGTCCGCTTCGAGTCGAGCGACCTCCTCCTCCACCTCCGCCTCGTCGAGGAAGGCCATGCCGCCGCCTTCCTCCCCGACCTCATCTGGAACGGCCGTCACCCGACCGTCCCCCTCCACCCCCTCCCGCACGCCCGTCACACCCGCCGCATTTCCACCGTCGTCCGCCGCGGCCGTGCCCGGCACCCCGCGATCACCGCCTGCCGCGCGGCCCTCCGCCGGGCGGCGGAGGACCTGGCGAGGCCGAAGGGATGA
- a CDS encoding response regulator: protein MRYGEEELVLEVVGEAADGLEAIRLTGELRPDIVVMDIRMPGMDGIEATRRITSGPTTARVLVLTTFDEDEHVYGALRAGASGFTVKDMALDDILAAVRVVAAGDALLAPGVTRRLIADFAADRSAPVASRRPPAAVEAAVEGITGREREVLTLVGRGRSTTEIAQDLFITVATAKSHVSRLLTKLGARDRVQLVITAYEAGLVSPSG from the coding sequence GTGAGGTACGGGGAGGAGGAGCTGGTGTTGGAGGTCGTCGGCGAGGCCGCCGACGGCCTTGAGGCCATCCGGCTCACCGGTGAACTCCGCCCCGACATCGTCGTGATGGACATCCGGATGCCCGGCATGGACGGGATCGAGGCCACCCGGCGGATCACGTCCGGCCCGACGACGGCCCGCGTCCTCGTGCTGACCACCTTCGACGAGGACGAGCACGTCTACGGCGCGCTCCGGGCCGGCGCGAGCGGATTCACCGTCAAGGACATGGCGCTGGACGACATCCTCGCGGCGGTCCGCGTGGTCGCGGCGGGCGACGCGCTGCTCGCGCCGGGCGTGACGCGCCGCCTGATCGCCGACTTCGCCGCGGACCGCTCCGCGCCCGTCGCGTCGAGGCGTCCCCCGGCGGCGGTCGAGGCCGCGGTCGAGGGCATAACCGGGCGCGAACGGGAGGTGCTGACCCTGGTCGGGCGCGGCCGGTCGACCACCGAGATCGCACAGGACCTCTTCATCACCGTGGCCACCGCCAAGTCGCATGTGTCGCGGCTGCTCACGAAGCTGGGGGCCCGGGACCGGGTGCAGTTGGTCATCACCGCTTACGAGGCGGGGCTGGTGTCACCCTCGGGCTGA